One window of the Piliocolobus tephrosceles isolate RC106 chromosome 17, ASM277652v3, whole genome shotgun sequence genome contains the following:
- the LOC111541269 gene encoding metallothionein-1F-like, protein MDPKCSCAAGVSCACAGSCKCKECKCTSCKKSCCSCCPVGCAKCTQGCICKEMSEKCSCCA, encoded by the exons ATGGACCCCAAATGCTCCTGCGCCGCTG GTGTCTCATGCGCCTGCGCTGGCTCCTGCAAGTGCAAAGAGTGCAAATGCACCTCCTGCAAGAAGA gctgctgctcctgctgccccGTGGGCTGTGCCAAGTGTACCCAGGGCTGTATCTGCAAAGAGATGTCAGAGAAGTGCAGCTGCTGCGCCTGA